The following is a genomic window from Salvelinus fontinalis isolate EN_2023a chromosome 11, ASM2944872v1, whole genome shotgun sequence.
ttccacctctcttgtcctctcttcaCTAGTTGGCCTTATTAAACTCACTTGTTTGTCTCAAGAGGAGGAAATGGAAGAGTCATTAGCCGGCATGGCTGTATGTGCCCGATTGATGCTTGAGCCGTCGGCATGACAACCCTTGCCGAGCCGTAGGCACAGCTGTTCTCCCCCAGACATTGTCCAACTTCACCTCAGACACACCTAAAACATATTTTGTCAATTTTCTGTACAGATATCACTTCTAGTCCTGAAAACCAAGACCCCATACTCTATTGCCTTTGCGATAAGTTAAGATGAATTTGCGTATAATGAAAAACGGTGTAAGGTTTTGAATGAGGTTTTTGTTCGGCTTTTGCTCTATTTAGACAGGCACTTAGGTACTGAAATGGTACTGTATAAAAGTCAATGTAGCACTAGTTTCCATGCACGCTGATGTTTTACACTGTTTCTTCTCACTGTGGGTAAAATTAGAAGCTGCTTGCGTTTCCTCTAAGGCCTTAAGAGAGCGGGACGCCCCAAGCCTTCTAGAACCTTCAAACTGCTCACGACGCTTCTCACATGTACGCACATACACACTCTGCTCTGTAGCATAGCTGCATTTTACACTCAACCGTCACCCATGAATACTTAGCATTCAACACTATTGACTTGCTTCTAGTTTCTTTGTCACTCTCCCACTCTGTTTTGCTTCCAGAGCCCAAGAAGGTTCTCCATTGCACTGAAATGCACTACATGTGGTTTAGAGAGCAGATGCatttaaaacaaaaatgtttttgtaAGTTTGCATTTTGGGGGATTTGCTTCATTACGGCTTGAGTTACGTGGCGTCCTTAAACTGGTAAATATTTGGCTAATTTGTGGTAGGTTAGACTAACGCTTGCCTAAAGGTAAACTGAACATGACATGGGAGTTCTGATTTTTTTCAAATGTAATCCTATTCCAGGTTTGATCACCTAGTGTATAATATTTATATTTGTAGCAATGTGTTTCTGATTGTGTCTGGATGTTTATGTCATGTACACTTCATGTATAGGATGATGGTGGTGAGTTCACACAGACAGGATGATGTCATTGAGAAATCTGTCACAGATATGTTTACCATGTCATGTCAGAAACATGATGACATGTCTGGGAGACATGTTTATGTCACAGAGGTGTTGACATCATAAAGAAATTGTGACATCACAGAGATACAGGGGTGTTGATGTCACAGATGGACATTGTGAGGTCACAGAAGGGGCAGgtatcctagcggttaagagcgttgtgccagtaactgaaaggtcgctgattCGAATCCCctagccgactaggtgaaaaatcggtCGACGTGCCCTTTAGCAAGGCGCTTCAccctagttgctctggataagagcgtctgctaaatgactaaaatgtaaagtaCAGACATCAGGGATGtgcagtgttcttggggacactTTTACTACAGTACAATCAAGGCTCAAGTTCAGCTTTTTTTTTACTGTGTTAGATCAAAAGAAATCTCTGGTGCTCTGTAAAcatgaccctaaccttaaccctcggCGTTATAGAGGATACCGGCGTTATAGAGGATACCGGCGTTATAGAGGATACCAGAGTTATAGAGGATACCGGCGTTATAGAGGATACTTGGGACAGTTAACTGGAGTCCCAGTGATTTCTGCTCCCAACTAGATTAATTCCATTATGAGGAGTAACCAAGAGCCAGTAACGTTTAGAAGCTAACATTAGGTGATTCCCTCCACATATTGTTCCCACCACATTTGTGATCAATACTATTCTCTAGGTATGTTGGTTTGTAATGAAGTATAAGTCTGTTTGATGGGTCGATCCCATGAAGAAGAATGTATATACTTTTTACATGATTAGATTAGTTATTTTCATCATATGGTGGGCATACATGTAATTTGACTAAACCCCATCCACATTTTCACACAGGTATTAAATTGTAAGATCTCAAACTGGAGCCGTATCTAGCAGAGGAGACTactgggaggagctataggaggaccaGCTCATGGAATTTATGGAATGGAGTCAAATGTGGTTTCCATGTTTGATGTGTTTAAAACCGTTTCATTTATGCCATTACATTGAACCTGTCCTCctgtagctcctcccaccagcctacTCTGAATACTACAGTTTACGTTCTCTCTTTAACCTCTTTGTTGTCCTTTTATCATGTCATACTGCTCGTAAATAATCTTGTTTTTCCGACCATTGTTGTATATCTTTAATAATTGTATTTTTAAAGAGAAACTCTTGATAATATTGACAGTACTGACTTTAGTCTCCCTGTGGCACTGTCACGGTGAAGAAAGAAATGAAATCTTAATAAAGAAATCCATTCAGACCTGTTATTAAGTCTATAACTCTTGTGTTGGATGCCTCCCGTCTGCAATACAGTAACAGTCAGAAAAGACTTGGAAGGGTTTTACAtaagtgaattttattttatTCAAGGATGAAATCACAAAATACATGACTGCCTACATTATCGCCTTATCtttaagtatatatatatatatatatatatatatatatatatatatatatatatctatatcttaTCACTTCCTCAAACTGTTTAAGTGCCCCTTAAACATCAATAGTATTAAATAAATATACCTTAGCTTTATTGGACATGTCAGGTAATGCTGTGGTTCCCTCCTGTACCTCTTGGGTGTGAAATAGGTAAAGCTCCATCTACCTGCTGATAGTGAGAGGTCTCTTAATGCCTGGGCTCAGTATAATCACCCAAAGGGTTATACTACAAAACAAGATCAATgatttagccagctaacttgccaAATATTCTGAAATAGCTTGTATTTTTATAAGATAAGCATGAAATTGGCATGGTCTAATTGActcaacaaccaaaaacacataTCAAAGTTTAGGTTTCAATAGTTATTTCTGGTTGTTAaccaaagttagctggctaactttgATCCTACTTTGTAGTATATCCCTCTGGTGTTTGCCCTCCTGATGTTGTCATTTTGTTCATGCATTTAATCAGTTATGTACACAAGCTTTGTAGATGATTCATGGATCAACAGACAACTTCATAAGGTTGTAATACTAAAGAAGCACTTGGGTAAATTAGTTTGAACACATTCAGAGCAGAGTAAACCAACCAACCACGTGTTGTTATGCTGGGCCCATAGCAACAGGCTGTGATGTGATTTGTGGATGAATAAGGAAGTGACTTTGGTCACATCAGATTCCCATCTGATTGACAGCTTCCATTGAGTCACTGTGTGAAGTGGTAGAAAAGCAACATACTGTGTTTGTTGGGTTAAATGTATAAAGAACTGAAAAGTGCTTTCCCTATCAGCAGCTCAAAGGCAACAAGGTAAAGAACCCTAAATCAGCATCATCACCATCAAACACTGTTCTGTTTTAGCCCTCAGTGCTGGAGTTTAGCTTAAAATATAGTGTTTTAAGCCAAGTGGAGGTTACATATTAAAAGTACCCTAGTTCAATAAATATCTAAATTGTTTAAAGTAGTGCAAATCAAATCTAGTaggactccccctctctcccacctgacaggtatgtgTAGACTGTTAGCTTTGCTGAACTGGGTCACAGTATACGGCACTGGTTCCAGTGTATACTATAGTACTGGTGGGGGGGTGTGTGGTAGGGGTCTTAGTGGGGCTGGAAGGTCTTGGCCAGATCCTCCATCACACTCATGAACTTCTGCTGCTCCAACGGGGAGCTGTGGGTCCAGGCCAGGGGCAGGTGGGCCGACACCATCCTCCGATCTGACACACACAATACAATCTGTTTTACAACCTGGTTGGTTAAAATAGAAGCATTTACTATTCACGTTGTGATTGATCCGTCCTATAGCCGTGTCAATGAAGTTATCTAGAAAATACAGTTCAACCAAAACAATACAATGTAGGCCTAGCTGTTGACCCCAGATCCCCTGATATGTATTGTGTAAATGCAGgcacagagatgagagggggtgtCTGTGTTAGTGACTCTATTGAAGTGATTCTTTGCTCTCCCGCTGTGCTGGGGAAGGTCACTGAGGTCGCCGCAATGGAGGAAGAGGGTGTGTGTCAGAGGGGGGGTTCCACTGTACTCTCTGGCAGTATCTGGTACCGAGAGCTCCAGCTGCAGTGGACCAACGCcagaaacccagcccagcccaacccACCCCCGCCCGCTATCCCCGACCTCCCGTCTTATGCCCTCAGTCAAACCCACACAGACAAACACTTCATTCAGACAGCACtcatcttctttctctctctcctttccctctctctaaaGCCCTCCCATATGCTCCAAATATCCTCTTTCCCTCGGTCTattcttctctctttccctctccttcggTCTCTCTTCTCCCATTCTGACTGAGGTCCACTGTACCCGAGAAGCCTGGCTGTTTTAAAGAGCTCTTGTTTTCTCCAGAAGCACAGATTGAGAAGGAGTTGtgaggagagactgtgtgtggatCTGACAGTTAACCCATGACACCACGCTGGACCTCACTTTGCTGTCTTACTGTAGTTTTGTCTCTCTCCTGGTCATGACCTCCGATACTTTACCACAAAACACGTATTAAATCGCTCCCTGTAATTGGTAAAAAAACGGGGACAATCCCATGCTTCAGACCATGCTTTACTTTTGTTTGTGATACTTCATTTAATGGAGAAGTTGTGTGGTAAGTGTATTCTGTGTCTCTTACTGCCTACCCTGGAAGAAGCTTCCGCTGGGCTTGGTGGCGGCGGCCTCTGAGATGGCCAACCACACCACGGTGTCAGCCCCCTGCTCCGGGGTCCTCAGGCTGTCCTTCATAGACTGGTGGAAGTCAGGCATGGCATTGGCCACAGCTACAACTCCAGAGAGAGACGCATCAGTAacacatatattttattttaataaTCAATTGTTTATCAGAATGTATTAGATTTTAAAACAGTTTTTAGACTATTAGATTTGTATTAAAACGGCATCGGATTTATATATTGAAATTGTAAATCTCAATAGTAAATGTCAATCTCCAAATGTGGATATGTGTTTACAATGTTGTCATACTTAGAACCGAAGCTGTTTGCTGCTGGTAGTTGTGTAGCTGTGGTGTATTGATACAGTACCTGGTGTGTCCACCCAGCCAGGATGCATCACTGAGAAGTGGATGTTGCTATGGGTTTTGGCCCACTGCtctgtcatcaccacctgttgcctctgaaacacacacacaccagtagctGGGACCAGTTCAAAGACAAATCTTAAACGTAACATTTCTGACCAAGTAAAATCAGCCCTAGACCATGTGACAAGCACAGACCAGCAAGAGACCACCACATCATGCATTTACTATAATTGTCTCCAACCTTGTATGGATGTCTGACCCATAACAAAATGTGCTGTGTACCcctgctcccctcacctggtGCTATGTGCCCCTGCTCCCCTCACCTTGTGCTGTGTGCTACTGATCCCCTCACCTGGTGCCGTGTGCTcctgctcccctcacctggtGCCGTGTGCCcctgctcccctcacctggtGCCGTGTGCTcctgctcccctcacctggtGCCGTGTGCTcctgctcccctcacctggtGCCGTGTGCTCCCCTCACCTGGTGCCGTGTGCTcctgctcccctcacctggtGCCCCTGCTCCCCTCACATGGTGCCGTGTGCTcctgctcccctcacctggtGCCGTGTGCTcctgctcccctcacctggtGCCGTGTGCTCCCCTCACCTGGTGCCATGTGCCcctgctcccctcacctggtGCCGTGTGCCcctgctcccctcacctggtGCCGTGTGCCCCTGCTTCCCTCACCTGGTGCCGTGTGCCCCTGCTCCCCTCACCTTGTGCCGTGTGCCCCTGCTCCCCTCACCTTGTGCCGTGTGCCcctgctcccctcacctggtGCCGTGTGCCcctgctcccctcacctggtGCCGTGTGCCcctgctcccctcacctggtGCCGTGTGCCcctgctcccctcacctggtGCCGTGTGCCcctgctcccctcacctggtGCCGTGTGCCCCTGCTCCCCTCACCTTGTGCCGTGTGCCCCTGCTTCCCTCACCTGGTGCCGTGTGCCcctgctcccctcacctggtGCCGTGTGCCcctgctcccctcacctggtGCCGTGTGCCcctgctcccctcacctggtGCCGTGTGCCCCTGCTCCCCTCACCTTGTGCCGTGTGCCCCTGCTTCCCTCACCTGGTGCCGTGTGCCcctgctcccctcacctggtGCCGTGTGCCcctgctcccctcacctggtGCCGTGTGCCCCTGCTTCCCTCACCTGGTGCCGTGTGCCcctgctcccctcacctggtgtccctgctcccctcacctggtgccatgtgtccctgctcccctcacctggtGCCGTGTGCCcctgctcccctcacctggtGCCGTGTGCCcctgctcccctcacctggtgtccctgctcccctcacctggtGCCGTGTGCCcctgctcccctcacctggtgtccctgctcccctcacctggtGCTATGTGCCCCTGCTCCCCTCACCTTGTGCTGTGTGCTACTGATCCCCTCACCTGGTGCCGTGTGCTcctgctcccctcacctggtGCCGTGTGCCcctgctcccctcacctggtGCCGTGTGCCcctgctcccctcacctggtGCCGTGTGCCCCTGCTCCCCTCACCTTGTGCCGTGTGCCcctgctcccctcacctggtGCCGTGTGCTcctgctcccctcacctggtGCCGTGTGCCCCTGCTCCCCTCACCTTGTGCCGTGTGCCcctgctcccctcacctggtGCCGTGTGCCCCTGCTCCCCTCACCTTGTGCCGTGTGCCCCTGCTTCCCTCACCTGGTGCCGTGTGCCcctgctcccctcacctggtGCCGTGTGCCcctgctcccctcacctggtgtccctgctcccctcacctggtGCCGTGTGCCcctgctcccctcacctggtGCCGTGTGCCcctgctcccctcacctggtgtccctgctcccctcacctggtGCCGTGTGCTCCTGCTCCCCTCACCTTGTGCTGTGCGTAGACCATGGTCCCGTCATAGCGGCCTATTTCTGTTTGCAGGTTCCCTGTCCTCAGCTTCTGGACCAGCATCCCTCCAGATGAAACTGTGAtctgagaaggaggaggagggaggggagacgggAAACATTAAATAATCATAAACAGGACACACACTAAagtatttttcatttttttgtcaaaTTACATCTAAGAGAAAAACCGCCAGTGGGTTGTGGGTTTCAAACTCACCACTCTGGGCTCTGCACTCTTCTCCAGTAAGGGAATCAGTCCCCTGGTCAGGATATACACACCTAGAGATAGAGAAAGATGTGTTTCTTTCAAGGGGTTTTGAACGGAAGTGGTTTTGAGCCTGAAGTATTCACATTAACCTCTGTCATTAACTCACCCATGACGTTACTGGCAAAGCTCT
Proteins encoded in this region:
- the LOC129866097 gene encoding dehydrogenase/reductase SDR family member 12-like isoform X1, which produces MGNTTMSLYRNSAWFLKGMTEFTRSAFLSAAKHFVEKDLEVSMAGRVFMITGANSGIGRATAMAIAKRGGTVHMVCRNKDKAEEARADIVKESGNKEIYVHILDLSETRKVWEFAEAFKRKYKALNVLINNAGCIMSERDVNAEGLEKSFASNVMGVYILTRGLIPLLEKSAEPRVITVSSGGMLVQKLRTGNLQTEIGRYDGTMVYAQHKRQQVVMTEQWAKTHSNIHFSVMHPGWVDTPVVAVANAMPDFHQSMKDSLRTPEQGADTVVWLAISEAAATKPSGSFFQDRRMVSAHLPLAWTHSSPLEQQKFMSVMEDLAKTFQPH
- the LOC129866097 gene encoding dehydrogenase/reductase SDR family member 12-like isoform X2; amino-acid sequence: MGNTTMSLYRNSAWFLKGMTEFTRSAFLSAAKHFVEKDLEVSMAGRVFMITGANSGIGRATAMAIAKRGGTVHMVCRNKDKAEEARADIVKESGNKEIYVHILDLSETRKVWEFAEAFKRKYKALNVLINNAGCIMSERDVNAEGLEKSFASNVMGVYILTRGLIPLLEKSAEPRVITVSSGGMLVQKLRTGNLQTEIGRYDGTMVYAQHKRQQVVMTEQWAKTHSNIHFSVMHPGWVDTPAVANAMPDFHQSMKDSLRTPEQGADTVVWLAISEAAATKPSGSFFQDRRMVSAHLPLAWTHSSPLEQQKFMSVMEDLAKTFQPH